Part of the Candidatus Eisenbacteria bacterium genome, TTCAATCGAACGAGGGCCGGATGGACGGGCTTGTCCCGAAAGATCGATCGGGCATTCCGAACCGGAGCGCTGGGATCCCTCTCCCGCGGCCGTCCGACGCGGGCACGTATGGGGAGCACAAGGCCCAGGAGCTCGGTGACCTCTACTACGCCGCCGACAACTACGTCGTCGCGCTCGAGTACTATCGCCGCGCGCTCGACTCGGAGTCGAACGGCAATGGGAACGGGAACGGCTCGAAGAATGCGGAGAACCTCCTCCGCGTAGGCACCCAGATCGTCGAGTGCCTCCGGCACCGGGGCGATCTGAACGAGGCCGTGGACGCGCTCCACGACCTGCACCGGCGGCTCCGGCCCCACGTCACGCGCGAGCAGGCCGGGAGATTGGCGGCGAGCCTCGCCTTGCTCCTCTTCGAGCGGGGCAGCTACCGTCCCGCGCAGCGCGCCGCCTCGCTCGCCTACCGTCTCCTCCGCGACACCACCCTCAATCTCGACATCGGACGAACCGAGATGATCTTCGGGGTGATCGCGCTCCGGACCGGGGACTGGAACTCGGCGCGGGAGTACTTCGAGAGCGCCATCGCGACGTATCGCCGCGCGGGCTACGACGCGGGCATGGCGTCCGCGTACAACAGCCTCGGGCTCCTCCACAAGAATCACTGCCGCTTCAAGGAAGCCGCTCGGTTCCTCGAGCAGGCGCTCCGCATCGCCGAGCGCTCCGGCCTCTTCCACGACTCGGCCACCTACGTGCACAACCTCGGGATCGTCCACGAGAAGATGGGCGAGTGGGATCTCGCCGAGGACCATTACCGGCGCGCCCTGCAGATGAACACCGAGGTGGGGAACGCGGCGGGGAAGGCGCGCGCGCTCTTCTGCATGGGCGCCCTGCGCCGCAAGCGCCGCGACTTCGCGACGGCCGAGAACCTGCTCCGGCAGGCGCTGGCGATCGCGGTGGAGCGCGGATTCCCGCGCGAGACGATCCTCGCGCGCGAGGGGCTGGGCGATCTCTATGCCGATCGCGATCTCCTGAACGAGGCTCGCGCGGAGTACGAGACCGGAATCCTCATGGCGGATCAGGTCGCGCCCGATTCCGATCTCACGGTGGAGCTGGTGCGCCGGCTCGGCGACGTGGTGCTGCGCCTGGGCGAGCCCGAGCTGGCGCAGCGGCACGGCGAGCGCGCGCTCCTGATCGCCCGCCGGCTCGGCGACCGGATCGAGGAGGCGTGCTCGCTTCGCCTCCTCGGTCTCGTCGCCGCGGAGTCGGGCGAGCTCTCGACCGCGCAGGACCGCCTCGGCGAGGCGAGCCGCATCCTCCTCGCGATCGGGAAGCGGTACGAGCTGGCGCGGCTCAACCTGGCCGCGGGGCTCTCGTGGAGGAAGCGCGCGCGTCGGGGCAAGTCGCGCGGGACCCTCGACGAATCGGTGTCGTTCCTGCGCCGTGCCGTGGCCGCGTACGAGAGCTTGAACCTGCCGGCGCTCGCGGCTCGCGCGCTCTTCGAGCTGAGCCGTAGCGAGCTCCTGCGCGGCCTCGTCGACGAGGCGGTGCTCCATCTCGATCACGCCTCGTCGCTCCTCTCGCCCGAGGAGGATCCCGCGCTCTCCCGCGAGATCGAGGAGTTCCGGAGCGAGATCGAGCAAGGGCTGATCGAAGGAACCTCGGCTCAAAGCAACGAGTTCGCCGCGTTCGAGGAGATCCGCAGCGTCCTCCGCGGACGCGATTCCGAGGCCGCCGTCCAGGAGGTCCTCGCGATCACGTCGCGCCGCGTCTCCGCGGCGCGCGGCTGCGTGGCCGCTCCGGCCGCGCACGGCGGGATCGAGGTCGTGGCGACCGTCGGCATGTCCTTCCGCGTGGCGCAAGACCTCCTCACGGAGCTCGAGCGCCGGATCGGCGCCGCCCGGCTCGCCTCCGCCCCCGTCGTCACGAGCCGCGCCGGCGCGGACGGGCGCTTCCGTGACCTGCCGGGCGCGACCCACATGGGACCGCGCACGAGCGTCGCGATCATGCCGCTCTCGCTTCCGTCGGGGCTACCCGGCTATCTCTACCTCGATCGTCCCGAGGACGGTCCGCTCGGCGCGTTCAAGCAGCGCGAGATCAACCTCATGGCCGTGCTCGCGAACCATGTCGCGGTTTCGATCCTCGAGCTCCAGCGGCAGCGGCTCGCGCGCGAGAACACGGCGCTCCGGGGACGGCTCCTCGGCTCCGCGAACGACCACGGCATCGTGACGCGCAGCCCCGAGCTCCTCGAGATCCTCTCGCTCCTCGAGCGCGTGGGCCCGAGCGACGCGACGATCCTGATCGAGGGCGAGACCGGGAGCGGGAAGGGACTCCTCGCCCGCGCCATTCATTCGTCCAGCGCCCGCGCGACGAAGCCCCTGATCCAGGTCAACTGCGCCGCGCTGCCCGAGCAGCTCCTCGAGAGCGAGCTCTTCGGGCACGTGCAGGGCGCCTTCACCGGAGCCGCGCGCGAGAAGGTCGGACTCTTCGTCGAGGCGAACGGCGGGACGCTCTTCCTGGACGAGATCGACAAGACCACGATCACCATCCAGGGGAAGCTCCTCCACGTGCTCGACAACCGCGAGGTCCGCCCGGTGGGCGGGAACAAATCGACCAAGGTGGACGTGCGCGTCCTCTGCGCGACGAACGTGAATCTCAAGGCCCGGATCGCGCGAGGGGAGTTCCTCGAGGATCTCTACTACCGGCTGAACGACATCTGCTTCCGGGTTCCGCCGCTCCGCGAGCGCCCGGAGGACGTCCCGATGCTGATCGAGCACTACGCCCGCCGCTTCTCCGCCGAGATGGGGAAGGAGATCAAGGGCGTCGAGCAGGACCTCGTCTCCTGCCTGGCCGGGCTCAAGTGGCGCGGCAACGTGCGCGAGCTGGAGAAGGTCGTGAAGCGGATGGTGGTCATGGCGAACGATGGCGACACGCTGTCGCTCGGGCTCCTGCCGCGGGAGCTTCTCAAGGCGGACGAGGAGAACGGGAGCGACGCCCCGTCCACCCTCAGGGCCGAGGTCGCCAAGGTCGAGCGCCGGCTGATCGCCCAGGCGCTCGAACGCCACAACTGGAACAAGCTCCAGGCCGCGAAGGAGCTCTCGCTCTCGTATCCGACCCTGCTTCAGAAGATCAAGCTCTTCCGCCTCGATCGCCGCACCGCCGTCCGGCAAAAGCCTTAAATCCTCTTATAAAGGCTTTTTATATACCCAAGCTGCTTACGCAGCAGCTAGTTACGCCATTCGCTCCTCGCGACTATTAAATCGACCGCATTTCGGGTCGGTTCTGGGTGACACCGGTCACCAGGAACCCGGGACCTCGAAGGGGTTGTAAG contains:
- a CDS encoding sigma 54-interacting transcriptional regulator, encoding MDGLVPKDRSGIPNRSAGIPLPRPSDAGTYGEHKAQELGDLYYAADNYVVALEYYRRALDSESNGNGNGNGSKNAENLLRVGTQIVECLRHRGDLNEAVDALHDLHRRLRPHVTREQAGRLAASLALLLFERGSYRPAQRAASLAYRLLRDTTLNLDIGRTEMIFGVIALRTGDWNSAREYFESAIATYRRAGYDAGMASAYNSLGLLHKNHCRFKEAARFLEQALRIAERSGLFHDSATYVHNLGIVHEKMGEWDLAEDHYRRALQMNTEVGNAAGKARALFCMGALRRKRRDFATAENLLRQALAIAVERGFPRETILAREGLGDLYADRDLLNEARAEYETGILMADQVAPDSDLTVELVRRLGDVVLRLGEPELAQRHGERALLIARRLGDRIEEACSLRLLGLVAAESGELSTAQDRLGEASRILLAIGKRYELARLNLAAGLSWRKRARRGKSRGTLDESVSFLRRAVAAYESLNLPALAARALFELSRSELLRGLVDEAVLHLDHASSLLSPEEDPALSREIEEFRSEIEQGLIEGTSAQSNEFAAFEEIRSVLRGRDSEAAVQEVLAITSRRVSAARGCVAAPAAHGGIEVVATVGMSFRVAQDLLTELERRIGAARLASAPVVTSRAGADGRFRDLPGATHMGPRTSVAIMPLSLPSGLPGYLYLDRPEDGPLGAFKQREINLMAVLANHVAVSILELQRQRLARENTALRGRLLGSANDHGIVTRSPELLEILSLLERVGPSDATILIEGETGSGKGLLARAIHSSSARATKPLIQVNCAALPEQLLESELFGHVQGAFTGAAREKVGLFVEANGGTLFLDEIDKTTITIQGKLLHVLDNREVRPVGGNKSTKVDVRVLCATNVNLKARIARGEFLEDLYYRLNDICFRVPPLRERPEDVPMLIEHYARRFSAEMGKEIKGVEQDLVSCLAGLKWRGNVRELEKVVKRMVVMANDGDTLSLGLLPRELLKADEENGSDAPSTLRAEVAKVERRLIAQALERHNWNKLQAAKELSLSYPTLLQKIKLFRLDRRTAVRQKP